In Bacteriovorax stolpii, a single genomic region encodes these proteins:
- a CDS encoding AraC family transcriptional regulator: MKKKHDHHHHLDTLHPMDSFGVVSGLTKQVRVTRLENRLIPAVPFPHKHNFFHLVVITKGSGWHEIDFERHDVKKGSIFFMLPAQVHSWAMSKDTCGVVIEFEGLSMFSGDEAYNIFSDALMPSVNYFEVAGTTREEIFTHAQKMLTEYEEEKKDFEILLRLHLATLLLLFSRIIQDQPKKISRVSKFREDFTNLVEKFYKKHHGVEFYAKTLGITPKALTAKVNRIIGKSVRDLIQERCILESKRLLAYSDLSVSEIAIELGFDDPNYFTRFFTSKTKQNPGKFRQKVRQVC, encoded by the coding sequence ATGAAAAAGAAGCACGATCACCACCATCATCTGGACACCCTTCATCCAATGGACTCCTTTGGAGTCGTCTCGGGTTTAACCAAACAGGTGAGAGTCACTCGCCTGGAAAACCGATTGATTCCAGCAGTGCCTTTTCCACACAAGCACAATTTTTTTCACCTGGTGGTCATTACGAAAGGATCGGGGTGGCACGAGATTGATTTCGAGCGTCATGATGTGAAAAAAGGTTCAATCTTTTTTATGCTTCCGGCGCAAGTTCATTCATGGGCCATGAGTAAAGACACTTGTGGGGTCGTTATCGAGTTTGAAGGGCTTTCGATGTTCTCAGGTGATGAGGCCTACAATATTTTCTCCGATGCACTTATGCCTTCAGTGAATTACTTTGAAGTCGCTGGGACAACCCGTGAAGAGATTTTCACTCACGCACAGAAAATGCTGACAGAGTACGAAGAAGAGAAAAAAGATTTTGAGATTCTTCTAAGACTTCATCTTGCAACTTTGCTGCTCTTGTTTTCGCGTATCATTCAGGATCAGCCTAAAAAAATTTCCAGGGTTTCAAAATTTCGTGAGGACTTCACCAATCTCGTGGAGAAATTTTATAAAAAACATCACGGTGTCGAATTCTATGCAAAAACACTGGGGATAACACCCAAGGCGCTCACGGCGAAAGTGAATCGTATAATTGGAAAGAGTGTACGAGACCTGATTCAAGAGCGCTGCATTTTAGAGAGTAAAAGGCTTTTAGCTTATTCCGATTTATCGGTGAGTGAGATTGCGATTGAATTAGGTTTTGATGACCCCAATTACTTCACGCGCTTTTTCACCTCGAAGACCAAGCAAAATCCAGGTAAATTCAGGCAGAAAGTGAGACAAGTTTGTTAG
- a CDS encoding YceI family protein has translation MKRLFMCLLMLGSVSSFAKDFELIKEHSKIAFDVDYMLMTKVEGQFKDYQGYFTLNSAENDLSNIRITVNAESVDTNDGKRDFHLRGHEFFFTANYPEITFESPGPIKLETGKKLVIGGYLTMRGIKRPLILEGVYKGKLKDPWGKDNYFFTLSGEVDRKTYGIVWNKSMDNGGVLIGDSVRIAITVQAQVLGEKTPFSTHMVPTTKGIVERDLLQKGKIKKLSTSTDPKDHTKKEAKK, from the coding sequence ATGAAACGACTATTTATGTGCTTACTCATGCTCGGGTCAGTCTCATCTTTTGCCAAAGATTTTGAATTGATCAAAGAGCACTCTAAAATTGCTTTTGATGTCGACTACATGTTGATGACGAAAGTTGAAGGCCAGTTTAAAGACTACCAGGGCTACTTCACACTCAACAGTGCTGAAAATGACTTATCTAATATCAGAATCACGGTGAATGCTGAAAGTGTCGACACCAATGACGGGAAAAGAGACTTTCACTTAAGAGGTCACGAGTTCTTCTTTACGGCGAATTATCCAGAAATCACTTTTGAGAGTCCGGGACCGATTAAGCTTGAGACAGGTAAAAAGCTAGTGATTGGCGGTTATTTAACAATGAGAGGGATCAAGCGTCCTTTGATTCTTGAAGGTGTCTATAAAGGGAAATTAAAAGACCCATGGGGAAAGGACAACTACTTCTTCACTCTTTCAGGTGAAGTGGATAGAAAAACTTATGGCATCGTCTGGAACAAATCGATGGACAATGGCGGAGTATTGATCGGTGACTCTGTTCGCATTGCCATCACTGTCCAGGCGCAAGTGCTCGGAGAGAAGACTCCTTTTTCAACTCACATGGTTCCAACAACAAAAGGGATTGTGGAGAGAGATCTCCTGCAAAAAGGAAAGATCAAAAAGCTTTCGACATCAACTGACCCGAAAGATCATACTAAAAAAGAAGCTAAAAAATAG
- a CDS encoding response regulator — protein MKKILVVDDSWLVRENLKDFLHEFFILEVQMASSASEGIKRLKDQCFDLVLCDYDMPEEKGDKLLLYLRENKHQVPFIFFTGNSELSIELQFPLIETVTGKDFSKLMAAIRKAAVFQVRETIF, from the coding sequence ATGAAGAAAATTTTAGTTGTTGATGACAGTTGGTTAGTAAGGGAGAATCTAAAAGATTTTTTGCATGAGTTTTTTATTCTGGAAGTTCAGATGGCCTCTTCAGCTTCTGAAGGAATAAAAAGATTAAAAGACCAATGTTTTGATCTGGTTCTATGTGATTATGACATGCCAGAGGAGAAAGGGGATAAACTTCTTTTGTACTTAAGAGAAAATAAGCATCAAGTACCTTTCATCTTTTTTACTGGGAACTCAGAGCTTAGCATTGAACTTCAATTTCCTTTAATTGAGACAGTAACAGGGAAGGATTTTTCTAAACTCATGGCCGCCATAAGAAAGGCGGCCGTTTTTCAAGTGAGAGAAACTATTTTTTAG
- a CDS encoding helix-turn-helix domain-containing protein: MLIKNLKQLLEENNLSIAELARETQVPKSTLNTWLKGRSPNLEQLERVANYFNTTIDYLAFGKTSKPALPTLIYRADIGPGQYEIVVRKISD, translated from the coding sequence ATGCTTATAAAGAATTTAAAACAACTTCTGGAAGAAAATAATTTATCTATTGCAGAGCTTGCTCGCGAGACTCAAGTTCCCAAGTCCACTCTCAATACATGGCTTAAAGGGCGTAGTCCTAACTTAGAACAACTAGAAAGAGTCGCTAATTATTTCAATACAACCATTGATTATCTGGCCTTTGGCAAGACCTCGAAGCCCGCTTTACCTACATTGATTTACCGTGCAGATATAGGTCCGGGCCAATATGAAATTGTTGTCAGAAAAATTTCGGATTAA
- a CDS encoding TonB-dependent receptor, translating to MKSILALSLLSTSLYAQTSMELDSIVIRGTKEQKKYNETTSSISVIKNDDFKAGTIDNSINSLNGVSNVQINKNGESYSIRGINNTGVTGVQKDNLASTIIDDVFQSDLAIRAGVFDLWDLDGIEIHRGGQATTQGINSLAGTILVNHKEPSFFREGKLRLGYGSFDRKEVAVMTNNEIIPGILTSRITYNKDASDGYIKNVTTKNDKWGRKNKDAARASFLYQISDNDKLIFDLKMFRNSTGGTYVQGTDPFKHEVLEDIDYKNKAHNAQGSIRYYKKVNEDFSNTLIVAFSKSKQEVSSDADGTKNNLAGLRTEDYKDQMMTLENLLQYKSGKISNTLGFNLHNYKLNDYHHFNVMFPLGGTNYALIDAIQAQKNLKTVYSLFDSFTYDFTEEHSLNLGLRLEYVVNEYKTFLYGVRNGNYGGSNTTIDNYVAGIIGDHGDENKKLMALPKLGYVYHLNANNDFGLSYSQAYRNGGVSVNRRRGTASNYDPELTHNYELSQKYNDKTFNISTNIFYTNWKKQQVQVRVVQNDPYDSSIKNASSSELYGAEVQGGVKILSRHHLGASVGYVATKFLNFKSGSTNYAGKEFPNAPKYTGLISWKSEVTDNLSVGVIGRLLGQSWANAENTKRAPNQYYIDLNAEYVFSSYGIEVYTKNLFDKDYLIYDGTPTSTAFPGTYHQVSTPRELGVRLTYNW from the coding sequence ATGAAATCAATTCTCGCGCTCTCTCTTCTTTCAACTTCTCTTTATGCCCAGACGTCAATGGAGCTGGATTCGATTGTGATCCGTGGAACGAAAGAACAAAAAAAGTACAACGAAACAACTTCTAGTATTTCGGTTATTAAAAATGACGACTTTAAGGCCGGAACTATTGATAACTCAATCAACTCACTCAATGGTGTCTCAAATGTTCAGATTAATAAAAATGGTGAGTCTTACAGCATCCGTGGAATTAACAACACAGGAGTAACAGGAGTTCAAAAAGATAACTTAGCTTCTACGATCATCGACGATGTTTTCCAGTCAGACCTGGCCATCCGCGCAGGTGTCTTTGATCTTTGGGACTTGGATGGAATAGAAATCCACAGAGGTGGACAGGCCACAACTCAAGGGATCAACTCTCTGGCCGGAACGATCCTGGTTAACCATAAAGAGCCTTCCTTTTTCAGAGAAGGAAAGCTGCGTTTAGGTTATGGAAGTTTTGATAGAAAAGAAGTAGCAGTGATGACTAACAATGAAATCATCCCAGGCATTTTAACTTCGAGAATCACTTATAACAAAGATGCGTCTGACGGATACATTAAAAATGTGACGACTAAAAATGATAAATGGGGAAGAAAAAACAAAGATGCGGCCAGAGCAAGCTTTCTGTATCAAATCAGCGACAACGACAAGTTGATCTTTGATTTGAAGATGTTTAGAAATTCAACAGGTGGAACCTACGTTCAAGGCACAGATCCATTCAAACACGAAGTTTTGGAGGACATTGACTATAAAAATAAGGCCCATAATGCCCAAGGCTCTATTCGTTATTACAAAAAAGTGAATGAGGATTTCTCAAATACACTCATCGTGGCCTTTTCCAAGTCGAAACAAGAAGTCTCTTCGGATGCCGACGGGACTAAAAACAACCTCGCAGGACTCAGAACAGAAGATTACAAAGACCAAATGATGACTCTTGAAAATCTACTGCAATATAAGTCAGGAAAGATTAGCAATACACTTGGGTTTAACCTGCATAATTACAAATTAAATGACTACCATCACTTCAATGTAATGTTCCCACTTGGAGGTACAAATTACGCATTAATTGATGCTATCCAGGCGCAGAAGAACTTAAAGACAGTTTACAGTTTGTTTGACTCTTTCACTTATGACTTTACAGAGGAGCACTCGCTAAATCTTGGGCTTCGTTTAGAGTATGTAGTTAATGAATACAAAACATTCTTATACGGAGTAAGAAATGGAAACTACGGTGGGTCCAATACGACAATCGACAACTATGTCGCAGGAATTATCGGAGACCATGGAGATGAAAATAAGAAGCTAATGGCGTTGCCAAAACTTGGTTATGTCTATCATTTGAATGCCAATAACGATTTTGGTCTTTCATACTCTCAAGCTTACAGAAACGGGGGAGTGAGTGTTAACCGCAGGCGCGGGACGGCCAGCAACTACGACCCTGAACTCACTCACAACTACGAGCTGTCGCAAAAATACAATGATAAGACTTTTAACATTTCAACAAATATCTTTTACACGAACTGGAAAAAGCAACAGGTTCAAGTTCGTGTCGTTCAAAATGACCCCTATGACTCTTCTATCAAAAATGCCTCTTCATCAGAGCTATACGGGGCCGAGGTTCAGGGGGGCGTAAAGATCCTTTCTCGTCACCATTTAGGAGCGAGCGTAGGTTACGTGGCAACGAAGTTTTTAAACTTCAAATCAGGCAGTACGAATTATGCAGGTAAAGAGTTCCCGAATGCTCCAAAATACACCGGACTTATTTCATGGAAGTCAGAAGTCACTGACAACCTGAGTGTTGGTGTGATAGGACGTTTGTTAGGACAAAGCTGGGCCAATGCTGAAAATACAAAAAGAGCACCAAACCAGTATTACATTGACCTGAACGCTGAATATGTTTTCTCATCTTACGGGATTGAAGTTTATACAAAAAATCTGTTCGATAAGGACTATTTAATTTATGATGGGACTCCAACATCGACGGCCTTTCCTGGGACATACCACCAGGTAAGCACTCCGAGAGAGTTGGGTGTAAGACTAACTTACAACTGGTAA
- a CDS encoding lysine N(6)-hydroxylase/L-ornithine N(5)-oxygenase family protein, with amino-acid sequence MDKQLDLAGVGIGPFNLSLAAILDKTALDYKFFDQKSSFDWHSEILFSDSDMQTSYLKDLVTPVDPTSRYSFLNYLVENGLFHVFMNTGRSNVTRKEFEQYCQWTSTKLEKRLQFDSPITAVDYDGKSFVLQAKNVTYKAKNICIGTGLTPRVPECTIEHLSKTFFHAKSPELKNLNLEGKDVLVIGGGQTGVEIFRNALNNKWSRPKSIKLVTGRMGLLPLDESPFTNEYFSPAYVENFFDVSLNTKEGIVKAQKYASDGNTPHYLEGLYQELYQRRFVQGDNLDFEICPSRRLSKVENMNGRYRMVMENHFTNGMDEFQADIVILCTGFDVSVPKMIEPMRTKIMFDENGRFQLNKDFTVKWEGPKENKIFALNFSRHMHGISEPQTSLMAWRSAVVTNTILNENFYQINNQVRNFMNYR; translated from the coding sequence ATGGATAAGCAATTAGACCTGGCCGGTGTAGGAATCGGACCGTTCAATTTAAGTCTTGCCGCTATTTTAGATAAAACAGCACTAGATTATAAATTCTTTGATCAGAAATCTTCATTTGACTGGCATTCAGAAATCCTTTTTTCAGACTCTGATATGCAAACATCTTACTTAAAAGACCTGGTGACTCCTGTAGACCCGACAAGCCGTTATTCATTTCTCAATTACCTGGTAGAAAATGGGCTGTTTCATGTGTTTATGAATACGGGAAGAAGCAATGTAACCAGAAAAGAATTTGAACAATACTGCCAATGGACTTCGACAAAACTGGAAAAGAGACTGCAGTTTGATTCTCCCATTACGGCCGTAGACTACGATGGAAAGAGTTTTGTCCTGCAAGCAAAAAACGTAACGTATAAGGCCAAAAATATCTGCATTGGGACAGGGCTGACTCCAAGAGTTCCTGAATGCACGATTGAGCATCTATCAAAAACCTTCTTCCACGCTAAATCACCAGAGCTTAAAAACTTAAACCTTGAAGGAAAGGATGTTTTAGTGATCGGTGGAGGGCAGACGGGTGTTGAGATCTTTAGAAATGCACTAAATAATAAATGGTCCCGCCCAAAAAGTATTAAACTTGTGACAGGGAGAATGGGGCTTCTTCCTTTAGATGAATCGCCATTTACAAACGAGTATTTTTCACCGGCCTACGTCGAAAACTTCTTCGATGTTTCTCTCAATACAAAAGAAGGAATCGTGAAGGCACAAAAATATGCCAGCGATGGAAACACTCCTCATTACCTGGAAGGGTTATACCAGGAGCTTTACCAGCGTCGTTTCGTCCAAGGCGATAACCTGGATTTCGAAATTTGTCCGAGCAGACGTCTTTCAAAAGTCGAAAACATGAATGGCCGCTACCGCATGGTTATGGAAAACCATTTCACCAATGGGATGGATGAGTTCCAGGCCGACATCGTGATCCTGTGTACTGGTTTTGATGTATCGGTTCCAAAAATGATTGAGCCGATGAGAACTAAAATCATGTTTGATGAAAACGGACGTTTTCAATTAAACAAAGATTTCACTGTTAAATGGGAAGGACCAAAAGAAAATAAAATTTTTGCTCTAAATTTCAGCCGTCACATGCACGGGATTTCTGAGCCACAGACCAGTCTAATGGCCTGGAGATCGGCAGTCGTGACAAATACAATTTTAAATGAAAATTTTTACCAGATTAACAATCAGGTGAGAAATTTTATGAACTATAGATAA
- a CDS encoding IucA/IucC family protein, which translates to MNDWLQVNLNLLAKTLGELSYEQILKAEEMEKGKYRVRLQSGAEYTFSAWMGIWDHLRVDAQSIKKTGSAEISAATFFIDAQADLEMDDIVLGNFLEEMHNSLYSDIALLNKQKNISAQAMSYWSGEKIQAYLNGHPKILLSKGRVGWGARELQTYAPESEMPVTLFWVAIKKDVLEFSFDDQYSMTSLLEESLDKNEMNRLFEVLWEKKLSFDEYIFLPLHPWQWERFVKIQYMESLAKGEMVELGFFGDEYLPQISIRTLSNISRPEKVDVKLPLTILNTSAIRGIPARYISIGARLSRSILSLCQEDQLLKSLNTDVLVEKGGASFEHKAYAQVKNSPYRYKEYLGAIWRESTSSKLAENEQGILTGSLFFQDLEKKSLIGAYIAKSKLTKEQWLREYFKFVIIPLYHLQVKYGLGLVSHGQNIILKMSNYAPIGIILKDFQGDLRLSNDSILNTRADFKDLAAKLDKMPKEYLIHDLLTGHLVTVLRFVSEVMEESDGFLEINFYQILAEVIENYINEYSVPKELSFLNEKIHRVLVNKVRFKIGYGDSSERPKPMVGVDLLNPLYLGLKHKEEING; encoded by the coding sequence GTGAACGATTGGCTGCAAGTTAACTTAAACCTTTTGGCAAAAACTTTGGGAGAACTCTCTTATGAGCAGATCCTAAAGGCCGAAGAAATGGAAAAAGGAAAGTACCGCGTCCGCCTGCAGAGTGGAGCTGAGTACACTTTTTCTGCCTGGATGGGGATTTGGGATCACTTGAGAGTTGATGCTCAGTCGATTAAAAAAACGGGAAGCGCTGAGATTTCTGCCGCGACTTTTTTTATCGATGCTCAGGCCGACCTGGAAATGGATGATATCGTCCTGGGGAATTTCTTAGAAGAAATGCACAACAGTCTTTACTCGGACATTGCACTTTTAAATAAACAAAAAAATATCTCTGCTCAGGCAATGAGCTACTGGAGCGGAGAAAAAATCCAGGCCTATTTAAACGGGCACCCTAAGATTCTTCTTTCAAAGGGAAGAGTTGGTTGGGGAGCAAGAGAGCTTCAGACCTATGCGCCAGAAAGTGAAATGCCTGTCACTTTATTCTGGGTGGCGATAAAAAAAGATGTCCTGGAATTTTCTTTTGATGATCAGTATTCAATGACTTCTCTTTTAGAGGAGTCACTTGATAAAAATGAAATGAATCGCCTTTTTGAAGTGCTTTGGGAAAAAAAGCTTTCATTTGATGAATACATCTTCCTTCCGCTGCATCCGTGGCAGTGGGAGCGCTTTGTGAAAATCCAGTATATGGAATCACTGGCCAAGGGAGAAATGGTTGAACTCGGTTTTTTTGGAGATGAGTACCTGCCACAAATTTCAATCAGGACACTTTCAAATATCTCTCGTCCTGAGAAAGTGGATGTCAAGCTTCCGCTGACGATTTTAAACACTTCAGCAATCAGGGGCATTCCTGCTCGTTATATTTCGATCGGAGCAAGACTCTCACGCTCGATCTTAAGCCTGTGTCAGGAAGATCAACTTTTAAAATCACTGAACACTGATGTGCTGGTTGAAAAAGGTGGGGCAAGTTTTGAACATAAAGCCTACGCTCAGGTAAAAAACTCACCATACCGTTATAAAGAATACCTTGGAGCGATCTGGAGAGAGAGTACATCATCTAAGCTGGCCGAAAACGAGCAAGGGATTTTAACTGGAAGTCTTTTCTTTCAGGACTTAGAAAAAAAGTCGTTGATTGGCGCTTATATCGCAAAATCAAAACTAACTAAAGAACAGTGGCTGAGAGAGTATTTTAAGTTTGTCATTATTCCTCTTTATCACCTGCAAGTGAAATACGGACTGGGTCTGGTGTCACATGGGCAGAATATTATTCTAAAAATGAGTAACTACGCTCCGATTGGGATCATCCTAAAAGACTTCCAGGGCGACTTAAGACTTTCAAACGACTCAATCCTAAACACTCGCGCTGATTTTAAAGACCTGGCGGCCAAGCTGGATAAAATGCCAAAAGAGTACCTGATCCACGACCTTTTAACAGGGCATTTGGTGACAGTGCTGCGTTTTGTGTCTGAAGTAATGGAAGAAAGCGACGGTTTTTTAGAAATTAACTTCTACCAGATTCTGGCAGAGGTTATAGAAAATTATATTAACGAATACTCGGTTCCAAAAGAGTTGAGTTTTTTAAATGAAAAGATTCACCGAGTCCTGGTGAACAAAGTGCGCTTTAAGATCGGTTACGGGGACTCAAGTGAAAGACCTAAACCAATGGTGGGAGTTGATTTACTAAATCCACTTTACCTGGGTTTAAAACACAAAGAGGAAATCAATGGATAA